In one Anoxybacillus amylolyticus genomic region, the following are encoded:
- a CDS encoding phage tail assembly chaperone, protein MSKFKAFLKGNVKPYENVELKLDRFDEPLVLRPLTAGEADAINERCFKFRPGKGGKMERVFDVVRYNREICVASIVYPDLNDRELQESYGVLGADKLFAEMFLLGEANQILEKVTEISGLDKTMDEEVEEAKN, encoded by the coding sequence ATGAGTAAGTTTAAGGCTTTTTTAAAAGGGAATGTGAAACCATATGAAAATGTGGAGTTAAAACTTGACCGTTTTGACGAACCACTTGTGTTGCGCCCGTTGACTGCGGGCGAAGCCGATGCCATTAATGAGCGTTGTTTTAAATTTCGCCCGGGCAAAGGCGGCAAAATGGAACGTGTATTTGATGTGGTAAGATACAACCGCGAAATTTGCGTGGCATCGATTGTGTATCCAGATTTGAACGATCGAGAGCTGCAAGAGTCATACGGCGTTTTAGGTGCGGACAAGCTGTTTGCCGAAATGTTTCTTTTGGGCGAAGCCAACCAAATCCTTGAGAAGGTAACGGAAATTTCGGGGCTTGATAAGACAATGGACGAAGAGGTAGAAGAGGCAAAAAACTAA
- a CDS encoding phage tail tube protein: protein MPRVMESKDAISSKEGTLYITIDGKSYEFAEIVKFDATIEYIKADVKRVGSRMNGSKIVGANGKGNMTYYYHRPEIRAMALEYLRTGKAPIFDAMLVNADITSAAGKQTAIIKNIVPDSTLIAKLDGDSDDVLKDEVSFTFDDFDLLDQFKTIN, encoded by the coding sequence ATGCCACGTGTAATGGAATCAAAAGATGCGATTTCTTCGAAAGAAGGGACTTTATATATTACGATTGACGGGAAGTCATATGAATTTGCGGAAATCGTGAAATTCGACGCCACTATTGAATATATCAAAGCTGACGTCAAACGTGTAGGCTCGCGTATGAACGGAAGTAAAATCGTTGGGGCGAACGGCAAGGGAAATATGACGTATTACTATCATCGTCCAGAAATTCGTGCTATGGCGTTGGAATATTTAAGAACAGGAAAAGCGCCGATATTTGACGCCATGCTGGTTAATGCAGACATTACAAGTGCGGCAGGTAAACAAACGGCGATCATTAAAAACATCGTACCAGATAGCACGTTGATTGCTAAACTCGATGGCGATTCGGACGACGTCCTAAAAGACGAAGTATCGTTTACATTTGATGACTTCGATTTATTAGACCAATTCAAAACAATTAACTGA
- a CDS encoding phage tail sheath subtilisin-like domain-containing protein, giving the protein MAGGTWKTQNKVRPGAYINFETNSLNTTAPDSNAVVVIPVKLDWGETRKFVKVSPNTKFKETFGKDVSAIVPVREAFKATSQVVVYNLNSEGTKATATGGGLTATAKYAGLDGNKISVVVTVNLDGTATVKTYFDGAIADTQTVAVVADLQPNAFVTFSGQLPTSDVTLTLAGGTTGTATNDAYTEFAAGLDTQDFKVVAVGTDDSTVKALLTLKVKEWRANYGKNVTLVTNNYNIADHEGVVSVLNGVTLEGDEQLTAKEALYWYAAAYASAGTNSLTYAEYPGAVDCERKTHEEIEQALKDGHIVYTFNRDAVVVEQDINTFRSFSPTKNQDFRKNKIIREMDIVSDNTQYIYSKYFIGKVNNNEDGRNLFKKEIMKTVLDPLVRVGALEPYNPDEIVVEQGDEKDAVLVNVGLKFVDAMEKLYMTVSCK; this is encoded by the coding sequence ATGGCAGGTGGAACATGGAAGACACAAAATAAAGTCCGTCCTGGTGCGTATATCAATTTTGAAACAAACAGTTTAAACACAACAGCGCCTGATTCAAATGCCGTCGTAGTGATTCCAGTTAAATTAGACTGGGGAGAAACAAGAAAGTTTGTGAAAGTGTCGCCGAATACAAAGTTTAAGGAAACGTTCGGAAAAGATGTAAGTGCGATTGTCCCTGTCCGTGAGGCGTTTAAAGCGACGAGTCAAGTGGTCGTTTATAACTTAAACAGCGAAGGGACAAAAGCGACAGCGACTGGTGGTGGATTAACAGCAACAGCGAAATATGCGGGGTTAGACGGTAATAAAATTTCTGTCGTCGTTACAGTCAATTTAGACGGGACCGCAACAGTGAAAACGTACTTTGACGGAGCTATTGCCGATACACAAACAGTAGCTGTCGTTGCCGATTTACAGCCGAACGCTTTTGTGACGTTCAGTGGCCAGTTGCCGACTTCTGATGTGACGTTGACGCTTGCTGGCGGAACAACCGGAACGGCAACAAACGATGCGTATACCGAATTTGCGGCAGGGCTGGATACGCAAGATTTCAAAGTGGTTGCTGTTGGTACAGATGATTCGACAGTAAAAGCATTGCTAACGTTGAAAGTGAAAGAATGGCGTGCTAATTACGGAAAAAATGTAACATTGGTGACCAACAATTACAACATTGCCGACCATGAAGGCGTGGTGTCTGTTTTAAATGGCGTTACACTTGAAGGGGACGAGCAATTAACCGCTAAAGAAGCGCTGTATTGGTATGCGGCGGCGTATGCGAGCGCTGGAACAAATTCGCTTACCTATGCCGAATATCCGGGCGCGGTGGATTGTGAGCGCAAAACGCACGAGGAAATTGAACAGGCGTTGAAAGATGGTCATATCGTCTATACATTCAATCGTGATGCGGTTGTCGTAGAGCAAGACATTAACACGTTCCGTTCCTTTTCGCCGACGAAAAATCAAGACTTCCGCAAAAACAAAATCATTCGCGAAATGGACATTGTTTCGGACAATACACAGTACATTTATTCCAAGTATTTCATCGGGAAAGTGAATAATAACGAGGACGGACGGAACTTGTTCAAAAAAGAGATTATGAAGACGGTGTTAGATCCTCTCGTACGAGTAGGTGCTTTGGAGCCATACAATCCAGATGAAATTGTGGTTGAACAAGGCGATGAAAAAGATGCCGTATTGGTGAACGTGGGACTCAAGTTCGTCGATGCAATGGAAAAACTCTACATGACAGTGTCATGCAAGTAA
- a CDS encoding phage tail terminator family protein: protein MEIKTLIIQQIKQVFGNVKVYDEKVKQGLQTPAFLVRMIQSEQERKIKGQVWRTYSWNIVYFPQSTEVDSECDGVFETFQTEFQYIANKYHVHRLEGTKQDDALVITFDVSIRLQEVMDETKMQTLGGVWVGQAN, encoded by the coding sequence TTGGAGATTAAAACGCTCATCATTCAACAAATTAAACAAGTGTTCGGAAACGTCAAAGTATACGACGAAAAAGTTAAGCAGGGGCTTCAAACTCCTGCTTTTCTTGTGCGAATGATTCAGTCGGAACAAGAACGAAAAATCAAGGGGCAAGTGTGGCGGACGTATTCGTGGAATATTGTATATTTTCCGCAATCAACAGAAGTGGACAGCGAATGCGATGGTGTGTTTGAAACGTTTCAAACCGAATTTCAATATATCGCAAACAAATATCATGTGCACCGGTTAGAAGGAACAAAACAGGACGATGCGCTTGTTATCACATTCGATGTTTCAATACGTCTGCAAGAAGTGATGGACGAAACAAAAATGCAGACGCTAGGAGGTGTTTGGGTTGGCCAAGCCAACTGA
- a CDS encoding HK97 gp10 family phage protein translates to MGYEFSEVRLLKQHLVELNKIAHQVQMKVAQRIAQLAIRKVKKLTPVDTGNLRNNWKYYVLNKGDTIYIHIYNQTEYASFVENGHRIVVAGQTVGWVEGRFMLKLTMNDMQKIAPNMWKREIEKEMKRTFGD, encoded by the coding sequence ATGGGCTATGAATTTAGTGAAGTTCGATTGTTGAAACAGCATTTAGTGGAGCTGAATAAAATTGCGCACCAAGTACAAATGAAGGTAGCCCAACGCATAGCACAGTTGGCCATTCGGAAAGTGAAAAAGCTGACTCCCGTTGATACAGGGAATTTGCGAAACAACTGGAAGTATTATGTGTTGAACAAAGGCGACACGATATATATTCACATCTACAACCAAACCGAGTACGCATCATTTGTCGAGAATGGTCACCGCATTGTGGTAGCTGGGCAAACGGTCGGTTGGGTAGAAGGGCGGTTTATGTTGAAACTAACGATGAATGACATGCAAAAAATCGCCCCGAACATGTGGAAACGGGAGATCGAAAAGGAGATGAAGCGGACCTTTGGAGATTAA
- a CDS encoding DUF3599 family protein, with amino-acid sequence MLVRNIFLKAKPAVERLYDRTATIERYEVYQKPNGADGMQWVTKHENVPCRLSTVGMQTLNNASQDDVNTIQYDVKVFLSSKIDVRAGDVFVIDGVRYESAKEPFVYASHQEVLLVRKGYA; translated from the coding sequence ATGCTGGTTCGGAACATCTTTCTCAAAGCCAAGCCCGCAGTCGAACGGCTGTATGACCGAACAGCTACCATCGAGCGATACGAAGTGTATCAGAAGCCGAATGGCGCCGACGGAATGCAATGGGTGACAAAGCACGAAAATGTGCCTTGTCGCCTTTCCACTGTCGGTATGCAGACGCTAAATAACGCTTCACAAGACGATGTAAACACCATTCAGTACGATGTCAAAGTTTTTTTATCTAGCAAAATTGACGTGCGAGCTGGCGATGTGTTTGTTATCGATGGAGTGCGCTACGAGTCAGCGAAAGAACCGTTTGTATATGCGAGCCACCAAGAAGTGTTGCTCGTCCGAAAGGGTTACGCATAA
- a CDS encoding head-tail connector protein produces the protein MTVLEIVKAELENPPSDERLMMYIDKVAQAIKTFCNRDDIPEELLYVHADMVVDYIRLKQKNEPDAEPAVQSIKEGDVQVTFTAHEKSQGETEVESVAHSYKNALYKFRKMRW, from the coding sequence ATGACTGTTCTTGAAATTGTGAAAGCGGAATTAGAAAACCCGCCATCGGACGAACGCTTGATGATGTATATTGACAAAGTTGCTCAAGCGATTAAGACGTTTTGCAATCGTGACGATATCCCAGAAGAGTTGCTGTATGTGCATGCGGATATGGTAGTTGATTACATTCGGTTGAAGCAAAAAAATGAGCCCGACGCCGAGCCTGCTGTTCAGTCTATCAAAGAAGGCGACGTGCAAGTCACGTTTACGGCTCATGAAAAGAGCCAAGGTGAAACAGAAGTGGAAAGCGTCGCTCATTCATACAAGAACGCTTTATATAAGTTCCGAAAAATGAGGTGGTAG
- a CDS encoding N4-gp56 family major capsid protein, which yields MPINYAEKYAPYVDERFKKQSLSNGAVNQDLDWVGVETVKVFSIPTVPMQDYTPTGMSRYGTPSELQNSVQEMKVTRDRSFTFTIDNKSKQDTMGVMEAGKALARQIDEVVVPEVDIYRFAVICANAGTTATAPITKDNAYEAFLDATTTLTDLKVPLVGRVAYIGANFYKQIRLDPSFIKASDIAQDALMKGQVGQIDGIPLITVPSSYLPANVEFFITHPMATVAPIKLTDYVTHENPPGINGTLVEGRIRYDAFVFENKKNAIYVHKKA from the coding sequence ATGCCAATTAACTATGCTGAAAAGTATGCACCGTATGTAGATGAACGTTTTAAAAAGCAGTCCCTTTCGAATGGGGCGGTGAATCAAGACTTGGATTGGGTCGGAGTCGAAACGGTGAAAGTATTCTCGATTCCAACAGTCCCAATGCAAGACTACACCCCGACGGGAATGAGCCGTTATGGGACGCCATCTGAATTGCAAAACAGCGTGCAAGAGATGAAAGTAACGCGCGACCGTTCGTTCACGTTCACCATTGACAACAAATCGAAACAAGATACGATGGGTGTCATGGAAGCCGGAAAGGCACTGGCGCGGCAAATTGACGAAGTGGTTGTTCCAGAAGTGGACATCTATCGTTTTGCCGTTATTTGTGCGAATGCTGGCACAACGGCGACGGCACCAATCACAAAGGACAATGCCTATGAAGCGTTCTTAGACGCAACGACAACGCTCACAGACTTAAAAGTGCCGTTAGTTGGTCGTGTAGCGTATATTGGTGCGAATTTCTACAAGCAAATTCGTTTAGATCCTTCTTTTATCAAAGCGTCTGATATCGCACAAGACGCTTTAATGAAAGGGCAAGTTGGTCAAATTGACGGTATTCCGTTGATTACAGTTCCATCTTCGTATTTACCAGCAAACGTTGAATTTTTCATCACACATCCAATGGCGACGGTCGCACCAATTAAATTGACCGACTACGTGACGCATGAAAACCCGCCAGGCATTAACGGTACGCTTGTGGAAGGACGCATTCGTTACGATGCGTTCGTATTCGAGAACAAAAAGAACGCCATTTACGTGCACAAAAAAGCGTAA
- a CDS encoding phage scaffolding protein, with protein sequence MKREFLESLGLEKDVIDKIMAEHGKSVEAQKAKVDDLKTSLDNMKKQLEQRDNDLKQLKKQAEGNEELQTKLADLEKRYKDEKAAYEAKIKETQLNSAIKLAINGKVHDADLVASLLDKNTIELDENGNITKGLDEQLKALQETKSFLFVPETNNQPKITGIKPAEGNPTGDEPEDPFLAGFNSI encoded by the coding sequence ATGAAACGCGAATTTCTTGAAAGTTTAGGTCTTGAAAAAGACGTCATTGACAAAATTATGGCCGAGCATGGGAAGTCGGTGGAAGCGCAAAAAGCGAAAGTAGACGACTTAAAAACAAGCCTCGACAACATGAAAAAACAGCTAGAACAGCGCGACAATGATTTAAAACAGCTAAAAAAGCAAGCCGAAGGGAACGAAGAACTACAAACGAAGCTTGCGGACTTAGAGAAGCGATATAAAGACGAGAAGGCGGCATATGAAGCAAAAATTAAAGAAACACAATTGAACAGCGCCATTAAATTGGCGATCAACGGGAAAGTACATGACGCCGACTTGGTTGCATCGCTTCTTGACAAAAATACAATCGAACTCGATGAAAATGGCAACATCACAAAAGGACTGGATGAGCAGCTGAAGGCGCTGCAAGAAACCAAGTCCTTTTTATTTGTGCCTGAAACCAACAACCAACCAAAAATTACAGGTATCAAACCAGCAGAGGGGAATCCGACTGGTGACGAACCAGAGGATCCGTTCTTAGCTGGGTTTAATTCTATTTAA
- a CDS encoding minor capsid protein, with amino-acid sequence MNSRQYWEQRATQREQEAKLIVDRYLAQMQQRLKEAQQDILRQIEAFYARYARDNRISMHEAKQVLTSQEIKEFQQVDLARFRAMALEGNPQYENLLNAISYRVRISRLELLLAQIEMTMLHLYGGKNGLQEYTYTGLVDVYQNSYYHFMYDFAMAGIPADVQILDDSTMREVMLYNWSGKEFSERIWGHEQETMQNIRKSLEQSFIIGRSIDKTAKEIVKVTDVAYSRAEALVRTEASFFHNLAAQNSYRDAGMEKYEILATLDMRTSDICRYQDGKVYNVKDYKPGTNAPPFHVRCRTTTIPYFDESEYTKGEKRQSMNGLVDSVSYEEWLSSIHQKSDRLYVPESQRASKVIPNIERAIFIDQKLTNYALDKNHKSGGPKAVLFDELLGYNLSNWQDLKNNILKELPHSFARYNGSNNHGDLYESIMKIKGPTGREAYVLVSWIIGKREKEPRLTSAYIIDEKKAKKKMEGEESD; translated from the coding sequence ATGAATAGTCGTCAATATTGGGAACAACGTGCGACACAAAGGGAACAGGAAGCGAAGTTAATTGTTGATAGATATTTAGCACAGATGCAGCAACGCCTGAAAGAGGCTCAACAGGACATTTTGCGGCAAATCGAAGCTTTTTACGCCCGATATGCCAGGGATAATCGGATTTCGATGCATGAAGCCAAACAAGTGCTGACGTCCCAAGAGATCAAGGAATTTCAACAAGTGGATCTTGCTCGTTTTCGTGCGATGGCGCTTGAAGGAAATCCGCAATACGAAAATCTATTGAATGCGATTAGTTATCGCGTTCGGATTTCGCGGTTAGAGCTGCTTTTAGCGCAAATCGAGATGACAATGCTACATCTATACGGCGGCAAAAACGGCTTGCAGGAGTACACTTACACCGGATTGGTCGATGTATACCAAAACTCGTATTATCACTTCATGTACGACTTTGCGATGGCAGGGATTCCAGCCGATGTTCAAATACTCGATGACAGCACGATGCGAGAAGTGATGTTGTATAACTGGAGTGGTAAAGAGTTTTCGGAACGGATTTGGGGACACGAGCAAGAAACGATGCAAAATATTCGAAAGTCGCTCGAACAAAGCTTTATCATTGGTCGCTCCATTGACAAAACAGCAAAAGAAATTGTGAAAGTGACAGACGTTGCATACTCACGCGCCGAAGCGTTGGTCAGAACGGAAGCGAGTTTCTTTCACAATTTAGCTGCACAAAATAGTTATCGCGACGCAGGGATGGAGAAATACGAGATTTTGGCCACGCTCGATATGCGAACATCGGATATTTGTAGATATCAAGATGGCAAGGTTTATAACGTCAAAGATTATAAGCCAGGCACGAATGCGCCGCCATTTCATGTACGTTGCCGAACAACGACGATTCCGTATTTTGATGAATCGGAATATACGAAAGGCGAGAAACGGCAGTCGATGAATGGGTTGGTGGATTCCGTTTCGTATGAAGAGTGGTTAAGTTCGATTCACCAAAAGAGCGACAGACTATACGTGCCCGAATCACAACGGGCATCTAAAGTGATTCCGAATATCGAACGTGCTATTTTCATTGACCAAAAGCTAACTAACTATGCTCTTGATAAAAATCACAAATCAGGAGGACCTAAAGCTGTTTTATTTGATGAGCTACTCGGGTATAATTTAAGTAACTGGCAGGATTTAAAAAACAACATTTTGAAAGAGCTTCCTCATAGTTTTGCACGATACAATGGTTCGAATAACCATGGTGATCTGTATGAATCCATTATGAAAATAAAAGGACCGACCGGTCGAGAAGCTTATGTTTTAGTTTCGTGGATTATTGGAAAAAGGGAAAAAGAACCAAGATTAACAAGTGCATATATTATTGATGAGAAAAAAGCAAAGAAGAAAATGGAGGGAGAAGAGAGTGATTGA
- a CDS encoding phage portal protein — MLIEDLFRAPWHERALAELAKGMMTDEQLLTAVVKDWETSDKRKLMVLGERYYRTKMDIEKKQQDITWRSNQKLAHDFVKKLVNQKVGYLLSKEPTIATENEEYRKIMQDMFDKRLLKVIKNLGKEAINKGIAFLYVYIDEKGELSFKKIPSEQIIPFWKDNDHEEIVSFIRVYEEVVYTNTQKQKQKKVEYHHPKGIKYYVLQADSLVPDVLAGIETNYHFTINEKPYLWERMPLIAFKYNEEEQPLIDCIKSLIDDYNLQASVNADLLADIPNFIYKLVNYGGTNLQEFLNDLNRYRAVKLDVDGDVDKLQADLQTDAVEKELLRIRKAIYEFGRGVDTQDENLGNASGVALRYRYSDLDMDCNILETEFQSSIEQLIWFIDQYLLMTGKGDFTNEPISIIFNRDIIINESETIANCQASVGILDDQTIRENHPWYTEQVEERLKKQREQEQMYNGYQSVFQQQRKDGNMNE, encoded by the coding sequence GTGCTGATTGAGGATTTATTCAGAGCGCCCTGGCATGAGCGAGCATTGGCGGAGTTGGCCAAAGGAATGATGACCGATGAACAGCTTTTGACGGCTGTGGTTAAAGATTGGGAAACGAGCGATAAGCGCAAACTGATGGTGCTAGGTGAGCGATATTATCGCACGAAAATGGACATCGAGAAGAAGCAGCAAGATATCACATGGCGTTCGAATCAGAAGTTGGCGCATGATTTTGTGAAGAAGCTCGTCAATCAAAAGGTCGGCTATTTGCTTTCGAAAGAGCCGACGATTGCGACAGAAAACGAAGAATACCGCAAAATCATGCAAGATATGTTTGATAAGCGTTTGTTAAAAGTAATTAAAAATCTCGGCAAAGAAGCGATCAATAAAGGGATCGCTTTTTTGTATGTGTACATTGACGAAAAAGGCGAGCTGTCGTTTAAAAAAATTCCGAGCGAGCAAATTATTCCTTTCTGGAAAGATAACGACCATGAAGAAATTGTGTCGTTTATTCGGGTGTATGAAGAAGTGGTGTACACGAACACACAAAAGCAAAAACAAAAGAAGGTCGAGTATCATCACCCGAAAGGAATTAAGTATTACGTCCTGCAAGCTGATTCACTTGTTCCAGACGTGTTGGCTGGGATAGAAACAAACTATCATTTCACCATCAACGAGAAGCCGTATCTGTGGGAGCGCATGCCGTTGATTGCGTTTAAATATAACGAAGAAGAGCAACCTCTCATCGATTGTATTAAGTCATTGATTGACGATTACAACTTACAGGCTTCCGTCAATGCAGATTTGTTGGCAGATATCCCGAATTTCATTTACAAACTTGTTAACTACGGGGGAACAAACCTACAAGAGTTTCTAAACGACCTTAACAGATACCGAGCTGTAAAACTCGATGTAGATGGCGATGTAGACAAGCTACAAGCCGATTTACAGACAGATGCAGTCGAAAAAGAATTATTGCGCATTCGCAAAGCTATCTATGAATTCGGCCGCGGCGTTGATACACAGGATGAGAATTTGGGCAACGCAAGTGGAGTGGCGTTGCGATACCGATACTCGGATTTGGATATGGATTGTAACATTCTCGAGACGGAATTCCAATCAAGTATTGAGCAATTAATTTGGTTTATCGACCAATACTTGCTGATGACCGGAAAAGGAGATTTCACGAATGAGCCGATTTCGATTATTTTTAATCGCGACATCATCATTAACGAGTCAGAGACCATTGCTAATTGCCAAGCTTCTGTTGGCATTCTCGATGACCAAACGATTCGAGAAAATCACCCGTGGTACACAGAACAAGTGGAAGAACGATTGAAAAAGCAACGGGAACAAGAACAGATGTACAACGGCTATCAGAGTGTGTTCCAGCAACAAAGGAAAGATGGGAACATGAATGAATAG
- a CDS encoding PBSX family phage terminase large subunit, with amino-acid sequence MKQIRLSEVFTPTFQKVWALVKEQRYLRYVLKGGRASAKSTHIAMMVLLLVMRFPVTALVVRRVGNTLADSVLEQLKEAMEILGVTEYFQITVNPMRITYLPRGNRILFRGADDPQKIKSIKASKFPLAIMWIEELAEFKTEEEVSVIEKSVLRGQLPPGIRYTFFYSYNPPKRRQSWVNQKYETQFLPENTFVHHSTYLDNPFLSKDFIEEAEHTKRTNEMKYRHEYLGEPIGSGVVPFDNLVFRTITDNEIKRFDNIRQGIDWGYGVDPFAFVRWHYDKTRRIIYAIDEIYGVKLSNREAAEKIKMKNYHTEPIIADSAEPKSVDEMKKEHGIPRIKGAKKGPGSVEYGEKWLDDLGAIVIDPKRTPNIAREFESIDYQVDADGNPKPRLEEKNDHTIAATRYAFEDDMKRPSVAILK; translated from the coding sequence ATGAAACAGATTAGACTTTCCGAAGTGTTTACGCCGACGTTCCAAAAAGTCTGGGCGCTTGTCAAAGAACAGCGTTATTTGCGTTATGTGCTTAAAGGCGGCCGCGCCAGCGCGAAGTCTACACATATTGCGATGATGGTGTTGTTGCTGGTTATGCGCTTCCCAGTGACCGCTTTGGTTGTTCGGAGGGTCGGGAACACGCTCGCAGATTCGGTGTTGGAACAGCTGAAAGAAGCGATGGAGATATTGGGTGTGACCGAGTATTTTCAGATTACGGTCAATCCGATGCGGATTACGTACTTGCCTAGAGGGAATCGAATTCTATTTCGAGGCGCCGATGACCCACAAAAAATCAAGTCGATTAAAGCATCGAAGTTCCCACTGGCGATTATGTGGATTGAGGAGTTGGCCGAATTCAAGACCGAAGAAGAAGTGTCTGTGATTGAAAAATCCGTGTTGCGTGGGCAGCTTCCGCCAGGAATCCGTTATACGTTTTTTTACAGCTACAACCCACCAAAGCGAAGACAGTCGTGGGTTAATCAAAAGTATGAGACGCAATTTCTTCCTGAAAACACGTTCGTTCATCACTCAACGTATTTAGACAATCCGTTTTTGTCTAAAGATTTCATCGAGGAAGCAGAACACACGAAACGAACGAATGAAATGAAATATAGACATGAATATCTAGGCGAGCCGATTGGAAGTGGTGTGGTGCCGTTTGATAATTTAGTATTCCGAACCATTACAGATAACGAGATTAAACGGTTCGATAACATCCGCCAAGGCATCGACTGGGGATATGGCGTCGATCCGTTTGCGTTTGTCCGTTGGCACTACGATAAAACACGGCGTATTATCTATGCCATCGATGAAATCTATGGCGTGAAGTTGTCGAATAGAGAAGCAGCCGAAAAAATCAAAATGAAAAACTATCATACGGAACCGATTATCGCTGACAGTGCCGAGCCGAAGTCAGTGGATGAGATGAAGAAAGAGCATGGCATTCCAAGAATTAAAGGTGCTAAGAAAGGGCCGGGAAGCGTGGAATACGGCGAAAAATGGCTCGATGATTTAGGGGCAATTGTCATTGATCCAAAGCGAACGCCGAACATTGCAAGAGAATTTGAGTCCATTGATTATCAAGTCGACGCAGACGGCAATCCGAAGCCGCGTTTGGAAGAAAAGAACGACCATACGATCGCAGCAACCCGCTACGCATTTGAAGATGATATGAAACGGCCGTCGGTGGCTATTTTGAAATAG
- a CDS encoding terminase small subunit, translating into MRKLTEKQKRFADYYIELGNAEEAAKRAGYSARGNTTKLLQNTTIREYIQQRLSEKDKERIASQDEILAFLTKVLRGEETEKIPMAGKDFFELVENTPNIKDRIKAAELLGKRFAMWTERQQVDANFGVQIIDDVGGADETD; encoded by the coding sequence ATGCGGAAGTTGACAGAAAAGCAGAAACGATTCGCCGATTACTACATCGAGCTTGGCAACGCAGAAGAAGCAGCAAAAAGGGCTGGATATAGCGCTAGAGGCAACACAACGAAGCTACTACAAAATACTACAATTAGAGAGTACATCCAGCAACGTTTATCCGAAAAAGACAAAGAACGCATCGCCTCGCAGGATGAAATATTAGCGTTTTTAACGAAAGTGCTTCGGGGTGAGGAAACGGAGAAAATACCGATGGCGGGAAAAGACTTTTTTGAATTAGTGGAAAATACTCCGAATATTAAAGACCGTATCAAAGCAGCTGAACTTCTCGGCAAACGCTTTGCGATGTGGACAGAGAGACAACAAGTCGACGCAAATTTTGGCGTTCAAATCATCGACGACGTTGGTGGGGCGGATGAAACAGATTAG
- a CDS encoding sigma-70 family RNA polymerase sigma factor — protein sequence MHRRHRMDELLREYKQTLKETKKLLEKASDEDKKIIKGMISDLEFVIEWLTIGRYPGHKRGIERRAAYRREKLFDPLLMQKYFRSSEPIYKWDDHERESVITSWDRERIEDALSVLTEREKEVYLMSRGYCLTYSEIANYLCISSSSVQTMIERAEKKIKKRINESLFCLCG from the coding sequence ATACACAGGAGGCATCGGATGGATGAACTCTTGCGAGAATATAAACAAACGTTGAAAGAAACAAAAAAACTCCTAGAAAAAGCATCGGATGAAGATAAAAAGATAATCAAAGGGATGATTTCGGACCTTGAATTTGTGATTGAATGGCTCACAATCGGCAGATACCCTGGTCATAAACGAGGTATCGAGCGACGTGCTGCCTATCGACGCGAAAAGTTATTCGACCCATTGCTTATGCAAAAGTATTTTCGTTCCAGTGAGCCTATTTATAAATGGGACGACCACGAAAGAGAAAGTGTCATTACGAGTTGGGATCGGGAACGTATTGAGGATGCTTTATCGGTGCTTACAGAGCGAGAAAAAGAAGTATATCTGATGTCGCGTGGATATTGCCTAACATATAGTGAGATTGCAAATTATTTGTGTATCTCTTCAAGCAGCGTCCAGACGATGATTGAACGGGCGGAGAAAAAAATTAAAAAACGTATAAATGAAAGCCTCTTCTGCTTATGCGGATGA